One Malus domestica chromosome 11, GDT2T_hap1 genomic region harbors:
- the LOC103409270 gene encoding mitochondrial fission protein ELM1-like, whose amino-acid sequence MRPIQLPEPPGPKLRTPEIFEGGVYGVVRRAVVIGNGSPGSENQSIGLVRALGLADKHVLYRVTRPKGGLNEWLHWLPVSLHKNLYYIVRQICILLKYRGQKVLPRPAENGGSVGLKCVLEADVQQIVTMVRQNFEKDGPILVVASGRDTISVASSIKQLASDNVFVVQILHPRLHLNRFDLVITPKHDYYPLTREAQKQVPQFIHRWITPREPPDSHVVLTVGALHQVDAGALRNAASTWRDEFAPLPKPLLVVNIGGPTGNCRYGVDLAKQLTTNLLSILPSCGSIRICFSNKTPEKVSNVITKELGGNPKVYIWDGQEPNPHMGHLAWADAFVVTADSVSMISEVCSTGKPVYIMGAERCTWKFSEFHKSLKDRGVVRPFTGSENISESWSYPPLNETAEAASRVHKALAERGWRLRP is encoded by the exons ATGAGGCCCATACAGCTTCCGGAGCCGCCCGGTCCCAAACTGCGCACGCCGGAAATCTTCGAAGGCGGTGTGTACGGCGTCGTTAGGCGCGCCGTCGTGATTGGCAACGGCTCCCCGGGTTCGGAGAATCAGAGCATCGGCTTGGTTCGTGCTCTCGGCCTCGCTGATAAGCATGTCTTATAT CGGGTTACAAGGCCGAAAGGAGGATTGAATGAGTGGCTTCACTGGCTCCCAGTTTCTCTTCACAAAAATTTATATTACATTGTAAGACAAATCTGTATTTTATTAAAGTATCGGGGGCAGAAAGTTTTGCCTCGACCTGCAGAAAATGGTGGCAGTGTGGGGTTGAAATGTGTTTTAGAAGCTGATGTCCAGCAGATTGTGACAATGGTTCGTCAGAATTTTGAAAA gGATGGACCTATATTGGTGGTAGCTTCTGGAAGGGATACCATTTCTGTTGCAAGTTCTATTAAACAACTTGCATCTGACAATGTATTTGTTGTTCAG ATACTACATCCCAGGTTGCATCTAAATAGATTTGACTTGGTGATTACCCCTAAGCATGATTACTATCCTTTGACACGCGAAGCACAAAAGCAGGTTCCTCAGTTTATTCATAGGTGGATAACTCCACGTGAACCTCCTGACAGTCATGTG GTTCTTACTGTTGGAGCTTTACATCAAGTTGATGCTGGTGCACTTCGTAATGCAGCTAGTACATGGCGTGATGAGTTTGCTCCTTTGCCGAAACCCTTACTTGTTGTGAACATTGGTGGCCCTACTG GCAATTGTCGTTATGGTGTGGACCTTGCAAAGCAATTGACTACCAACCTGCTCAGTATTCTTCCTAGCTGTGGGAGTATCAGAATATGTTTCTCTAATAAGACTCCTGAAAAG GTATCTAATGTTATAACGAAAGAGCTTGGCGGTAATCCAAAAGTTTATATCTGGGATGGCCAAG AGCCAAACCCACACATGGGCCATCTAGCCTGGGCCGATGCTTTTGTTGTCACTGCAGATTCTGTCAGTATGATAAGCGAGGTTTGCAGCACTGG GAAGCCCGTCTATATTATGGGAGCTGAGCGATGTACTTGGAAGTTCTCAGAGTTCCATAAATCACTTAAGGATCGAGGAGTAGTTCGGCCATTCACAGGTTCTGAGAAT ATTTCAGAGAGCTGGAGTTACCCTCCACTCAATGAAACCGCAGAAGCAGCCAGTCGAGTGCATAAAGCACTTGCGGAGCGTGGATGGAGATTGCGACCATAG